The Caproicibacterium lactatifermentans genome contains a region encoding:
- the secD gene encoding preprotein translocase subunit SecD translates to MKRARKPIFFIVAILILAFTFVSISGVYSYKGDTKTTYVKGVGDIRWGIDIRGGVEATFAPESNGKAVTKDQMDSAKSVIETRMVQNNITDYELYADYSQNRIITRFPWQSEEKNFDPESALKELSATSVLTFREGSEYTNTATGSDGKAVYTTPKGTTAKNIFLKGSDVKSARAGVTQDSTSGQSSYVVELELTSDGAKKFADATKKVANEESTLSIWMDDTMISSASVDKAKFGATGITGGKAEISGNFTSESATKLANQINSGALPFKLTVNSFSSISPTLGTSSLYAMALAGVIGFLLVALFMILVFRLPGFVAVISLCGQMALCFAAVSGFFPFMKSFTMTLPGIAGMILSIGMGVDANIITATRIKEELYAGKSLDGAITAGDKNSFWAIFDGNITTILVAVILMLVFGPTNILSGLFGASTTGSIYSFGYTLLIGNIGNFIFGVYTSRAMTRSLSAFKPLRKKWLYGGAMHEAV, encoded by the coding sequence ATGAAGCGAGCACGAAAACCCATTTTTTTCATCGTCGCAATCCTCATCTTGGCCTTTACGTTCGTTTCCATTTCGGGCGTTTATTCGTACAAAGGCGATACCAAAACGACCTACGTTAAGGGCGTTGGGGATATCAGATGGGGTATTGACATACGGGGCGGTGTAGAAGCAACTTTCGCCCCTGAGTCCAACGGAAAAGCGGTGACGAAGGACCAGATGGATTCTGCAAAATCCGTTATTGAAACACGTATGGTGCAGAACAACATTACGGACTATGAACTGTACGCCGACTACAGTCAAAACCGCATCATTACCCGATTCCCATGGCAGAGCGAAGAAAAGAACTTTGACCCGGAATCGGCACTAAAAGAACTTTCCGCTACTTCGGTTTTGACTTTCCGTGAGGGTAGTGAGTACACAAATACCGCAACCGGCAGTGACGGCAAGGCGGTTTACACAACGCCGAAAGGAACGACTGCAAAAAACATCTTCCTAAAAGGCAGTGATGTCAAGTCCGCCCGGGCGGGCGTGACACAGGACTCCACTTCCGGCCAGTCCTCCTATGTGGTGGAGCTGGAGCTTACCAGCGACGGCGCCAAAAAATTTGCGGACGCGACCAAAAAGGTCGCTAATGAAGAAAGCACTTTGTCTATCTGGATGGACGATACCATGATTTCTTCCGCTTCTGTGGACAAGGCCAAGTTCGGCGCAACCGGTATTACCGGCGGCAAGGCGGAGATTTCCGGCAACTTCACTTCGGAAAGCGCCACTAAGCTGGCAAATCAGATTAACTCCGGTGCGCTTCCCTTTAAGCTGACGGTCAACAGCTTCAGCAGCATCAGCCCAACACTGGGTACCTCTTCGCTGTATGCGATGGCACTGGCAGGCGTTATCGGTTTCCTGCTGGTGGCTCTGTTTATGATTCTGGTATTCCGTCTGCCCGGTTTTGTGGCCGTCATTTCCTTGTGCGGCCAGATGGCACTATGCTTTGCCGCGGTGTCCGGCTTCTTCCCATTTATGAAGAGCTTTACCATGACACTGCCCGGTATTGCCGGTATGATTCTTTCCATCGGCATGGGCGTGGATGCCAACATCATTACGGCAACCCGTATTAAGGAGGAGCTGTACGCTGGCAAGTCGCTGGACGGCGCCATTACCGCCGGCGACAAAAACAGCTTCTGGGCTATTTTCGATGGCAACATTACCACCATTCTGGTCGCTGTCATACTTATGCTGGTGTTTGGACCGACGAATATTTTGTCTGGTTTGTTTGGCGCCAGCACCACCGGTTCCATTTACTCCTTCGGCTATACGCTGCTGATTGGCAATATCGGCAACTTCATCTTCGGCGTGTATACCAGCCGCGCAATGACACGGTCGCTTTCCGCATTCAAACCCCTGCGCAAAAAGTGGCTTTACGGAGGTGCGATGCATGAAGCAGTTTAA
- the secF gene encoding protein translocase subunit SecF: protein MKQFKIHFSKNRRIYYGISIGVILLGIICNCIFGAQLDIEFRGGTQLKYSYTDTSGAAQQAAVEKVVKDTVKQDASVLLNKNVKDSSGTGTTNNITIELAGTKAISVEMQQQIAKNLQSKFTNSKFALVESSSINPSMGQKFFVKCLVAVAITMALLLLYITIRFKKIGGTSAGVMAIIALLHDVCMVYFTFIFFQMPINGNFIAVVLLILGYSLNDTIIVYDRIRENRSEMPAKTPIGELVDLSINQTLTRSIFTALCTVMVIACLCVVAAYYQLASVTTLALPMMIGVISGCYSSVCIAGPLYVGWNEHKDKKRKKENAAKAQAAKAEE from the coding sequence ATGAAGCAGTTTAAGATTCATTTCAGTAAAAACCGCCGGATTTATTACGGCATTTCCATCGGCGTTATCCTGCTGGGTATTATCTGCAACTGCATTTTTGGTGCCCAGCTGGACATTGAGTTCCGCGGCGGTACACAGCTGAAGTATTCCTACACGGATACTTCAGGCGCGGCGCAGCAGGCGGCGGTGGAGAAGGTTGTAAAGGATACGGTCAAGCAGGACGCTTCCGTTCTGCTGAATAAGAATGTAAAGGATTCTTCCGGTACCGGAACAACCAACAATATCACCATTGAGCTTGCCGGCACAAAGGCGATTTCCGTAGAGATGCAGCAGCAGATTGCAAAGAACCTGCAAAGCAAATTTACAAACAGTAAGTTTGCTTTGGTAGAGTCCAGTTCCATTAACCCCTCCATGGGACAAAAATTCTTTGTCAAATGTTTGGTGGCGGTTGCCATTACCATGGCGCTGTTGCTGCTGTACATTACCATTCGGTTTAAAAAGATTGGTGGTACATCAGCCGGTGTTATGGCCATCATTGCGCTGCTGCACGATGTATGTATGGTGTACTTCACCTTTATTTTCTTCCAGATGCCGATTAACGGCAACTTTATCGCCGTTGTGCTGCTGATTCTCGGTTACTCACTGAATGATACGATTATTGTCTACGATCGTATCCGTGAAAATCGCAGCGAAATGCCGGCTAAGACGCCGATTGGCGAACTAGTGGACCTCAGCATTAACCAAACGTTGACGCGCTCCATCTTCACGGCACTGTGCACGGTAATGGTTATCGCATGCCTGTGCGTGGTCGCTGCCTATTATCAGCTGGCCAGCGTCACAACACTTGCACTGCCGATGATGATTGGTGTTATTTCCGGCTGTTATTCCTCCGTGTGCATTGCCGGTCCGCTGTATGTCGGCTGGAATGAGCATAAGGACAAAAAACGGAAAAAAGAGAACGCTGCCAAGGCACAGGCTGCCAAAGCAGAAGAATAA
- a CDS encoding helix-turn-helix domain-containing protein, with product MPKGKAKKRYTGEFKQQVVEAMQTEKLSYSEAARQFHVSDHKSVAQWERIYLEEGPEGLYVERRGRASAASGTQKERNPKLNKKVEEDLIAENQRLRAEVDYLKKLNALVLEEERRDKRRK from the coding sequence ATGCCAAAAGGTAAAGCAAAGAAACGATACACAGGAGAATTCAAACAGCAGGTTGTAGAAGCTATGCAAACAGAGAAACTCAGTTACAGTGAAGCAGCACGGCAGTTTCACGTGTCTGACCATAAAAGCGTTGCTCAATGGGAACGAATTTATCTGGAAGAAGGACCAGAAGGGCTATATGTGGAACGCCGTGGTCGAGCCAGTGCTGCAAGCGGCACTCAGAAAGAACGCAACCCAAAGCTGAACAAAAAGGTAGAAGAAGATTTGATTGCAGAAAACCAACGGTTGCGTGCAGAGGTAGATTACTTAAAAAAATTGAATGCCTTGGTTTTGGAAGAGGAACGCCGCGACAAAAGGCGCAAGTGA
- a CDS encoding IS3 family transposase, translating to MECLGFGRGTPRQKAQVIWELRHKHKISLLIEVSGLPRSTYYYYAKRRMQPDKYSEIKEQITEIYHENKGRYGYRRITDVLHSRGYCINHKTVQRLMKQPGLVCRVRMKKYRSYKGEVGKIAPNLLKRDFEATTPNQKWVTDVTEFSLFGQKVYLSPILDLCSRDIVSYTISDRPVLSMVTEMLDKAFEKIPDGTQLILHSDQGWQYQHKRYRKVLAEKGIQQSMSRKGNCLDNAVMENFFGLLKSELLYLQEFDSIDQFKDELVNYLDYYNNRRIKAKLKGLPPALHRQQALSVA from the coding sequence ATTGAATGCCTTGGTTTTGGAAGAGGAACGCCGCGACAAAAGGCGCAAGTGATCTGGGAACTAAGGCATAAACACAAGATTTCACTACTAATTGAAGTATCCGGTTTGCCGCGATCAACCTATTACTACTATGCCAAGCGTAGAATGCAACCGGATAAATACAGCGAAATCAAAGAACAGATCACTGAAATCTACCATGAAAACAAGGGGCGCTATGGTTATCGCCGTATCACAGATGTTCTGCACAGTAGAGGATACTGCATCAATCACAAAACCGTCCAGAGGTTAATGAAGCAGCCTGGACTCGTATGCCGAGTGAGAATGAAGAAATATCGTTCTTACAAGGGTGAGGTGGGTAAAATTGCTCCAAATCTGCTGAAACGGGACTTTGAAGCAACGACACCAAATCAGAAATGGGTAACCGATGTGACCGAATTTAGCCTGTTCGGGCAGAAAGTGTATTTGTCACCGATTCTGGATTTGTGCAGCAGGGATATTGTCAGCTACACCATTTCGGACAGGCCGGTTTTGTCGATGGTAACGGAAATGCTGGACAAAGCATTTGAGAAAATTCCCGATGGTACACAACTTATTCTCCACTCCGATCAAGGCTGGCAGTACCAACACAAGCGGTATCGAAAAGTGCTTGCCGAGAAAGGAATTCAACAAAGCATGAGCCGCAAAGGGAACTGCCTTGATAACGCTGTAATGGAAAATTTCTTTGGCTTGCTTAAAAGTGAACTGCTGTATTTGCAGGAATTCGACTCAATCGACCAGTTCAAGGACGAACTCGTAAACTATCTGGATTACTACAACAACCGCCGTATCAAAGCAAAACTTAAGGGCTTGCCGCCCGCTTTACATAGGCAACAAGCCCTTTCGGTTGCTTGA
- a CDS encoding aldose epimerase family protein yields MSITDMPFGVLPDHTPVKAYTLKNTSGASLTVLTYGARIQSLQMPGRNGDAEEMVLGHRTLEEYTQPGDYLGAVMGRYANRIADGSFTIAGKASRLAQNEGSTTLHGGPQGFSTRVWRCRRKEANDDAPSITLTYESRDGEQGFPGTCNVRVTYCLTTDNAVMIDYRAESSRATYLNLTNHSYFNLSGSCQKDVLKTDLIIDADTCLEVDKDLLPTGQLLPIEDTAEDFRGGKAIGQDINREEPQLRSCGGYDHCFVLNGTGFRRVAEATDTSSGHRMLVFTDQPGMQLFTANCFNEGSLNRDGSPMLPHTAFCLETQHFPDSPHYPEFPSTLLSVGKTFRSRTIYKFELIK; encoded by the coding sequence ATGAGTATTACAGATATGCCTTTCGGCGTGCTGCCAGACCATACACCGGTAAAAGCCTATACCCTAAAAAATACATCCGGCGCTTCTTTGACTGTACTCACCTATGGTGCACGCATTCAGTCCCTGCAAATGCCGGGACGCAACGGTGACGCGGAAGAAATGGTGCTTGGTCACCGCACACTGGAGGAATACACACAGCCCGGTGACTACCTGGGTGCTGTGATGGGCCGCTATGCTAACCGCATTGCGGACGGCTCCTTTACCATTGCTGGAAAAGCCAGCCGTTTGGCGCAAAATGAGGGCAGCACAACGCTGCACGGTGGTCCACAGGGATTTTCAACCCGTGTATGGCGCTGCCGCCGCAAAGAAGCGAATGACGACGCACCTTCCATTACACTGACTTACGAAAGTCGCGACGGTGAGCAGGGATTTCCGGGCACCTGCAACGTCCGTGTCACCTACTGTCTGACAACCGACAACGCCGTTATGATTGATTACCGTGCGGAAAGCAGCCGTGCTACTTATCTGAATCTGACAAACCACAGCTACTTTAACCTCAGCGGCAGCTGCCAAAAAGATGTACTGAAAACCGACCTTATCATAGACGCTGACACTTGTCTGGAAGTGGACAAGGACCTGCTCCCTACCGGTCAGTTATTGCCCATAGAGGACACCGCAGAGGATTTTCGTGGCGGGAAAGCAATCGGGCAGGATATAAACCGAGAGGAGCCGCAGCTGCGTTCCTGCGGCGGCTACGACCACTGCTTTGTGCTGAACGGCACTGGTTTCCGCAGAGTCGCCGAGGCCACCGATACTTCTTCCGGTCACCGTATGCTTGTCTTTACTGATCAGCCCGGTATGCAGCTTTTTACTGCCAACTGCTTTAACGAAGGTTCGCTGAACCGCGACGGCTCGCCAATGCTTCCGCATACCGCTTTCTGTCTGGAAACACAGCATTTTCCGGACAGTCCGCATTATCCGGAGTTCCCCTCCACGCTGCTGTCGGTCGGAAAGACATTTCGCAGCCGTACCATTTATAAGTTTGAACTTATCAAATAA